A stretch of Dermochelys coriacea isolate rDerCor1 chromosome 6, rDerCor1.pri.v4, whole genome shotgun sequence DNA encodes these proteins:
- the TRAPPC6B gene encoding trafficking protein particle complex subunit 6B isoform X1: MTRPEMADETLFLLLHNEMVSGLYRAAEHGEGENGRCITKLENMGFRVGQGLIERFTKDTARFKDELDIMKFICKDFWTTVFKKQIDNLRTNHQGIYVLQDNKFRLLTQMSTGKQYLEYAPKYLAFTCGLIRGGLSNLGIKSIVTAEVSAMPACKFQVMIQKM; encoded by the exons ATGACCAGGCCGGAGATGGCGGACGAGACGctgttcctgctgctgcacaACGAGATGGTGTCTGGGCTGTACCGGGCCGCGGAGCACGGCGAGGGG GAAAACGGACGATGCATCACTAAACTGGAAAATATGGGGTTTAGAGTAGGACAAGGATTAATTGAAAG GTTTACCAAAGACACTGCCAGATTCAAGGATGAGTTAGATATTATGAAGTTCATCTGCAAAGATTTTTGGACTACTGTATTCAAAAAGCAAATTGATAATTTAAGGACCAATCATCAG GGTATCTATGTACTTCAGGACAACAAATTTCGTCTCTTGACTCAGATGTCTACAGGAAAACAGTATTTAGAATATGCACCTAAG TATCTGGCATTCACTTGTGGACTAATCAGAGGTGGCTTATCAAATCTGGGAATAAAGAGTATTGTGACAGCTGAAGTTTCAGCAATGCCTGCAT GTAAATTTCAGGTGATGATACAGAAGATGTAG
- the TRAPPC6B gene encoding trafficking protein particle complex subunit 6B isoform X2, which produces MTRPEMADETLFLLLHNEMVSGLYRAAEHGEGENGRCITKLENMGFRVGQGLIERFTKDTARFKDELDIMKFICKDFWTTVFKKQIDNLRTNHQGIYVLQDNKFRLLTQMSTGKQYLEYAPKYLAFTCGLIRGGLSNLGIKSIVTAEVSAMPAYLK; this is translated from the exons ATGACCAGGCCGGAGATGGCGGACGAGACGctgttcctgctgctgcacaACGAGATGGTGTCTGGGCTGTACCGGGCCGCGGAGCACGGCGAGGGG GAAAACGGACGATGCATCACTAAACTGGAAAATATGGGGTTTAGAGTAGGACAAGGATTAATTGAAAG GTTTACCAAAGACACTGCCAGATTCAAGGATGAGTTAGATATTATGAAGTTCATCTGCAAAGATTTTTGGACTACTGTATTCAAAAAGCAAATTGATAATTTAAGGACCAATCATCAG GGTATCTATGTACTTCAGGACAACAAATTTCGTCTCTTGACTCAGATGTCTACAGGAAAACAGTATTTAGAATATGCACCTAAG TATCTGGCATTCACTTGTGGACTAATCAGAGGTGGCTTATCAAATCTGGGAATAAAGAGTATTGTGACAGCTGAAGTTTCAGCAATGCCTGCAT atttaaaatga